A genome region from Streptomyces xanthophaeus includes the following:
- a CDS encoding enhanced serine sensitivity protein SseB, translated as MQGSGWPGNELEQVLGAALGQPDAGGRILEVLGRSQVWVPLPGGGTPTTAGLDLPTMDIGGAAYVPVYSSEAQFLACVGPGMDFAVAPAVEFARGLPPQLGIALNPEGAVGVPLPPPAVAELCRSGRTPLDGPATGGRVRLFEPDWQDDPVDFLAAATEEFRATGVVAAAHRCLASVEGGAPQLFVGVRLVGWEPEMQAAPMEALGRALTRVPPPWPVQLILLDAVQDPVTDWIRERVRPFYLP; from the coding sequence ATGCAGGGCAGCGGCTGGCCGGGGAATGAGCTGGAGCAGGTGCTCGGGGCAGCGCTCGGGCAGCCGGACGCCGGGGGGCGGATCCTGGAGGTCCTCGGGCGCAGCCAGGTATGGGTGCCCCTGCCGGGCGGGGGCACCCCGACGACGGCCGGCCTCGACCTGCCCACCATGGACATCGGCGGGGCGGCGTACGTCCCGGTCTACAGCTCCGAGGCCCAGTTCCTCGCCTGCGTCGGCCCCGGCATGGACTTCGCGGTGGCTCCCGCCGTCGAGTTCGCCCGCGGCCTGCCCCCGCAGCTCGGCATCGCCCTGAATCCCGAGGGCGCCGTCGGCGTACCGCTCCCGCCGCCCGCCGTCGCGGAGCTCTGCCGCAGCGGCCGGACCCCGCTCGACGGCCCGGCCACCGGTGGCCGGGTACGGCTCTTCGAGCCCGACTGGCAGGACGATCCGGTCGATTTCCTCGCCGCCGCCACCGAGGAGTTCCGGGCCACCGGGGTGGTCGCCGCCGCGCACCGCTGCCTCGCCAGCGTCGAGGGCGGGGCGCCCCAGCTGTTCGTCGGTGTCCGCCTGGTGGGATGGGAACCCGAGATGCAGGCCGCGCCGATGGAGGCCCTCGGAAGGGCCCTGACCCGTGTCCCGCCGCCGTGGCCGGTGCAGTTGATCCTGCTGGACGCCGTCCAGGACCCGGTCACGGACTGGATTCGTGAGCGCGTACGCCCCTTCTACCTGCCGTAG
- a CDS encoding ABC transporter permease → MFVYIVRRLFAAVFLLLVVSAITFAIFFLLPRLAGGTADSLATQYVGKNPSPESIAAVKKNLGFDQPLYAQYWDFLRGIFAGREFNYGPDPSQCSAPCLGYSFKDHVEVWPDIVNRLPITASLTLGAAVIWLITGVTTGVVSALRPGSLFDRLAMGVALAGVSLPMFFTGTLSLAVFVFNWPVFTNVYVDFSQDPAAWFQGLVLPWSTLAFLYSALYARLTRAGMLETMSEDYIRTARAKGLRERVVITRHGLRSALTPIVTIFGMDFGLLLGGAIVTETVFSYHGIGEYAYHAIAVNDLPKILGVTLFAGAFIVLCNLVVDLVYAIIDPRVRLS, encoded by the coding sequence GTGTTTGTGTACATCGTCCGGCGGCTGTTCGCCGCGGTGTTCCTGCTGCTCGTTGTCAGCGCGATCACCTTCGCGATCTTCTTCCTGCTGCCCCGGCTGGCCGGCGGCACGGCCGACTCGCTGGCCACCCAGTACGTGGGCAAGAACCCCTCGCCCGAGTCCATCGCCGCGGTCAAGAAGAACCTCGGTTTCGACCAGCCCCTGTACGCGCAGTACTGGGACTTCCTGCGGGGCATCTTCGCGGGCCGCGAGTTCAACTACGGCCCCGACCCCTCGCAGTGCAGCGCCCCCTGCCTCGGCTACTCCTTCAAGGACCACGTCGAGGTCTGGCCCGACATCGTCAACCGGCTGCCCATCACCGCCTCCCTCACCCTGGGAGCGGCCGTCATCTGGCTGATCACCGGCGTGACCACGGGCGTGGTCTCGGCCCTGCGGCCGGGCTCGCTCTTCGACCGGCTCGCGATGGGCGTGGCCCTCGCCGGCGTCTCGCTGCCGATGTTCTTCACCGGCACGCTCTCGCTGGCCGTCTTCGTCTTCAACTGGCCCGTGTTCACCAATGTGTACGTGGACTTCTCCCAGGATCCGGCCGCCTGGTTCCAGGGGCTGGTCCTGCCCTGGAGCACGCTGGCCTTCCTCTACTCCGCGCTCTACGCCCGGCTCACCCGGGCCGGAATGCTGGAGACCATGAGTGAGGACTACATCCGCACCGCGCGCGCCAAGGGCCTGCGCGAACGGGTGGTCATCACCCGCCACGGGCTGCGCTCCGCGCTGACCCCGATCGTGACCATCTTCGGCATGGACTTCGGGCTGCTCCTCGGCGGCGCCATCGTCACCGAGACGGTCTTCTCGTACCACGGCATCGGTGAGTACGCGTACCACGCCATCGCGGTGAACGACCTGCCGAAGATCCTCGGGGTGACCCTCTTCGCCGGAGCCTTCATCGTGCTGTGCAACCTGGTGGTGGACCTCGTCTACGCCATCATCGACCCGAGGGTGAGGCTGTCGTGA
- a CDS encoding enhanced serine sensitivity protein SseB C-terminal domain-containing protein: MSASGTAAAGQVEHMMRQVTPGRYESYESLLHALSEGRLWMLLWQGQPGSPDAQYGGMEVESLGYAPCVTSPQELAASGWNRGYEVVTGRDIARALYPDRWGLWLNPHAQGGGLGVPWADLRRIATGLDRMPAGPLRLSEPAIELPQFYGLLTQHAHRTPAVRSLRRAWVQPALGSPYLAVGLDLYDASAPALESVREMMRQSVGVVPEGVPVCTVALGDEHDPVAMWLRAQTRPFYDREGQAPAY; encoded by the coding sequence GTGAGTGCGTCAGGCACGGCCGCGGCCGGGCAGGTCGAGCACATGATGCGCCAGGTGACTCCCGGGCGCTACGAGAGTTACGAGTCACTCCTGCACGCCCTCTCCGAGGGCCGGCTGTGGATGCTGCTCTGGCAGGGGCAGCCGGGCTCCCCGGACGCCCAGTACGGCGGTATGGAGGTCGAGAGCCTCGGCTACGCGCCCTGCGTCACCTCCCCCCAGGAGCTGGCCGCCAGCGGCTGGAACCGGGGCTACGAGGTGGTCACCGGGCGGGACATCGCCCGCGCGCTGTACCCGGACCGCTGGGGCCTGTGGCTCAACCCGCACGCCCAGGGCGGCGGCCTCGGCGTGCCCTGGGCCGACCTGCGCCGGATCGCCACCGGCCTGGACCGGATGCCGGCCGGCCCGCTGCGCCTCTCCGAGCCCGCGATCGAGCTCCCGCAGTTCTACGGGCTGCTGACCCAGCACGCCCACCGCACCCCGGCCGTGCGGTCGCTGCGCCGCGCGTGGGTGCAGCCCGCGCTCGGCTCCCCGTACCTCGCGGTCGGGCTCGACCTGTACGACGCCTCCGCGCCCGCGCTGGAATCCGTACGGGAGATGATGCGGCAGTCCGTCGGGGTGGTCCCCGAGGGCGTCCCGGTGTGCACGGTCGCACTCGGGGACGAGCACGACCCCGTCGCCATGTGGCTGCGCGCGCAGACCCGGCCCTTCTACGACCGTGAGGGTCAGGCGCCGGCGTACTGA
- a CDS encoding ABC transporter ATP-binding protein, whose protein sequence is MVAGPGDGPPSEAFLDVRDLKVHFPTDDGVVKSVDGLSFQLEKGQTLGIVGESGSGKSVTSLAVMGLHRAGNADRSNVEMSGEIWLGGRELLSADPEEVRRLRGRDMAMIFQDPLSALHPYYTIGAQIVEAYRVHNDVDKKTARKRAVEMLDRVGIPEPGKRVNDYPHQFSGGMRQRAMIAMSLVNNPDLLIADEPTTALDVTVQAQILDLIRDLQKEFGSAVIMITHDLGVVAEMADEILVMYGGRCVERGTAEKVFYEPRHPYTWGLLGSMPRIDREQSERLIPVKGSPPSLINIPDGCAFNPRCPYADVPKGNVTRTVRPELTQDDSRHWSACHMSQDERTRIWTEEIAPKL, encoded by the coding sequence CTGGTGGCGGGACCGGGCGACGGCCCTCCCTCCGAGGCCTTCCTCGACGTACGCGACCTCAAGGTCCACTTCCCCACCGACGACGGCGTGGTCAAGTCCGTCGACGGGCTCTCCTTCCAGCTGGAGAAGGGCCAGACCCTCGGCATCGTGGGCGAGTCCGGCTCCGGCAAGTCGGTCACCTCGCTGGCCGTCATGGGCCTGCACCGCGCGGGCAACGCCGACCGCTCCAACGTCGAGATGTCGGGCGAGATCTGGCTCGGGGGCAGGGAACTGCTGTCCGCCGATCCCGAGGAGGTGCGCCGGCTGCGGGGCCGCGACATGGCGATGATCTTCCAGGATCCGCTGAGCGCGCTGCACCCGTACTACACGATCGGCGCCCAGATCGTGGAGGCGTACCGCGTCCACAACGACGTGGACAAGAAGACGGCGCGCAAGCGGGCCGTCGAGATGCTCGACCGGGTGGGCATCCCCGAGCCGGGCAAGCGCGTGAACGACTATCCGCACCAGTTCTCCGGCGGCATGCGCCAGCGCGCGATGATCGCGATGTCGCTGGTCAACAACCCCGACCTGCTGATCGCGGACGAGCCGACCACGGCCCTGGACGTCACCGTGCAGGCGCAGATCCTGGACCTGATCCGTGATCTGCAGAAGGAGTTCGGCTCCGCCGTCATCATGATCACGCACGACCTGGGCGTGGTCGCGGAGATGGCCGACGAGATCCTCGTGATGTACGGCGGCCGGTGCGTCGAGCGGGGCACCGCCGAGAAGGTCTTCTACGAGCCCCGCCACCCCTACACCTGGGGCCTGCTGGGCTCGATGCCGCGCATCGACCGCGAGCAGAGCGAGCGCCTCATCCCGGTCAAGGGCTCCCCGCCCAGCCTCATCAACATCCCCGACGGCTGCGCCTTCAACCCGCGCTGCCCGTACGCCGATGTGCCCAAGGGCAACGTGACGCGTACGGTCCGGCCCGAGCTCACCCAGGACGACAGCCGCCACTGGTCCGCCTGCCACATGTCGCAGGACGAGCGGACCCGGATCTGGACCGAAGAGATTGCGCCGAAGCTGTGA
- a CDS encoding AAA family ATPase, with product MTTTGTVEAVPAQRGARGRGRAADTGLGLVRDLRGPAARAPRRLGFADGDIVVVSGLPGGGKSTLIRRAAAEGGAVDSQDTRERWERRMPAALPYAVYRPLVRAAHYWGLWRILRSGASVVVHDCGTQAWVRGLLAAAARRRGRALHLLLLDSSPEEALSGQAARGRRVSAYAFARHRGAVTRLLREAEAGRPPAGCASATLLDRASAATVTRIAFTA from the coding sequence GTGACGACGACGGGAACGGTGGAGGCGGTACCCGCGCAGCGCGGCGCGCGCGGGCGCGGCCGGGCGGCCGACACCGGCCTCGGCCTCGTACGCGACCTGCGCGGCCCGGCCGCGCGCGCCCCCCGCCGGCTCGGCTTCGCGGACGGGGACATCGTCGTGGTGTCCGGCCTGCCCGGCGGCGGCAAGAGCACGCTGATCAGGCGGGCGGCCGCCGAGGGCGGGGCCGTGGACTCCCAGGACACCCGCGAACGCTGGGAGCGCCGCATGCCCGCGGCCCTGCCGTACGCGGTGTACCGGCCGCTGGTGCGCGCCGCGCACTACTGGGGGCTGTGGCGGATCCTGCGCTCCGGGGCCTCCGTGGTCGTCCACGACTGCGGTACGCAGGCCTGGGTACGCGGCCTGCTCGCGGCCGCCGCGCGCCGCCGGGGCCGGGCGCTGCACCTGCTCCTGCTGGACAGCAGCCCCGAGGAGGCCCTCTCCGGTCAGGCCGCGCGCGGCCGCCGGGTCTCCGCCTACGCCTTCGCCCGCCACCGCGGCGCGGTGACCCGGCTGCTCCGCGAGGCCGAAGCGGGCCGCCCGCCCGCGGGCTGCGCGTCGGCGACCCTGCTGGACCGGGCCTCGGCCGCGACGGTGACCCGCATAGCCTTCACCGCCTGA
- a CDS encoding ABC transporter permease: MTAPLQDTSAAEPAAVATSEVPRKAIEGRSLGRIAWTRLKRDKVAMAGGVVVLLLVVLAMLSQPIQWIFGLDPDALHQDLIDPSLATPVGSFGGISWEHPLGVEPKFGRDIATRILEGSWVSLLVAFGSTVLSVFIGSVLGVIAGYYGGWADTVISRMMDTFLAFPLLLFAISISAALQGGAFGLEGLPLHISVLIFVIGFFSWPYIGRIVRGQTLSLREREFVDAARSLGARGPFIVFRELLPNLMAPILVYSTLLIPTNILFEASLSFLGVGIQPPQASWGGMLSSAVAYYKVDPMFMVVPGMAIFVTVLAFNLLGDGLRDALDPKSSR, from the coding sequence ATGACGGCACCACTGCAGGACACCAGCGCGGCCGAGCCCGCAGCCGTGGCCACCTCCGAGGTTCCGCGCAAGGCGATCGAGGGACGCTCGCTCGGCCGTATCGCGTGGACCAGACTCAAGCGCGACAAGGTGGCGATGGCCGGCGGCGTGGTCGTGCTGCTGCTGGTGGTCCTGGCCATGCTCTCGCAGCCGATCCAGTGGATCTTCGGGCTGGACCCCGACGCCCTGCACCAGGACCTCATCGATCCCTCCCTGGCCACCCCCGTGGGCTCCTTCGGCGGCATCAGCTGGGAGCACCCGCTGGGCGTGGAGCCGAAGTTCGGCCGCGACATCGCCACCCGCATCCTGGAAGGCTCCTGGGTCTCCCTGCTGGTCGCCTTCGGATCGACCGTGCTCTCGGTGTTCATCGGCTCCGTGCTGGGCGTCATCGCCGGGTACTACGGAGGCTGGGCCGACACGGTGATCAGCCGCATGATGGACACCTTCCTCGCCTTCCCGCTGCTGCTCTTCGCGATCTCCATCTCGGCCGCCCTCCAGGGCGGGGCCTTCGGCCTCGAAGGACTGCCGCTGCACATCAGCGTGCTGATCTTCGTGATCGGCTTCTTCAGCTGGCCCTACATCGGACGCATCGTGCGCGGCCAGACGCTCTCCCTGCGCGAGCGGGAGTTCGTCGACGCGGCCCGCAGCCTCGGCGCCCGCGGCCCCTTCATCGTCTTCCGCGAGCTGCTGCCGAACCTGATGGCGCCGATCCTCGTCTACTCCACGCTGCTCATCCCGACCAACATCCTCTTCGAGGCCTCCCTGAGCTTCCTCGGCGTGGGTATCCAGCCGCCGCAGGCCTCATGGGGCGGAATGCTCAGCTCCGCCGTGGCCTACTACAAGGTCGACCCGATGTTCATGGTCGTCCCGGGCATGGCGATCTTCGTCACCGTGCTCGCCTTCAACCTCCTCGGCGACGGCTTGCGCGACGCCCTGGACCCCAAGAGCTCGCGCTGA
- the gcvH gene encoding glycine cleavage system protein GcvH translates to MSNPQQLRYSKEHEWLSTAEDGVATVGITEFAANALGDVVYAQLPAVGDTVTAGETCGELESTKSVSDLYSPVTGEVVEFNQDVVDDPALVNTAPFEGGWLFKVRTAEEPADLLSAEEYAALTHSDN, encoded by the coding sequence ATGAGCAACCCCCAGCAGCTGCGTTACAGCAAGGAGCACGAGTGGCTGTCGACCGCCGAGGACGGCGTCGCGACGGTCGGCATCACGGAGTTCGCGGCCAACGCGCTCGGTGACGTGGTCTACGCCCAGCTCCCCGCGGTCGGCGACACGGTGACCGCGGGCGAGACCTGTGGCGAGCTTGAGTCGACCAAGTCGGTCAGCGACCTGTACTCCCCCGTCACCGGCGAGGTCGTCGAGTTCAACCAGGACGTCGTGGACGACCCGGCGCTCGTCAACACCGCTCCGTTCGAGGGTGGCTGGCTGTTCAAGGTGCGCACCGCGGAGGAGCCGGCCGACCTGCTCTCCGCCGAGGAGTACGCCGCGCTCACCCACTCCGACAACTGA
- a CDS encoding ABC transporter ATP-binding protein, producing MVIPAQAKDSPEVLLKVTGLTKHFPITKGLIRRQVGAVKAVDGLDFDVRRGETLGIVGESGCGKSTMGRLITRLLEPTGGSIEFEGRDITHLGVSGMRPLRRDVQMIFQDPYGSLNPRHTVGTIVSAPFKLQKVTPEGGLKAEVQRLLSLVGLNPEHYNRYPHEFSGGQRQRIGIARALALKPKLVVADEPVSALDVSIQAQVVNLLDDLQDELGLTYVIIAHDLSVIRHVSDRIAVMYLGKMVELADNKGLYGAPMHPYTNALMSAVPVPDPRRRGAKSGRILLKGDVPSPISPPSGCRFHTRCWKATQICATQEPPLLALKPGHQVACHHPENAPDQAPGDQPLPGAADAVAKVTE from the coding sequence GTGGTCATTCCCGCGCAGGCCAAGGACTCTCCCGAGGTCCTGCTCAAGGTCACCGGCCTGACGAAGCACTTCCCGATCACCAAGGGGCTGATCCGGCGCCAGGTGGGCGCGGTCAAGGCCGTCGACGGCCTCGACTTCGACGTCCGGCGCGGGGAGACCCTCGGCATCGTCGGCGAGTCCGGCTGCGGGAAGTCGACCATGGGCCGGCTGATCACGCGGCTGCTGGAGCCGACCGGCGGCTCCATCGAGTTCGAGGGCAGGGACATCACGCACCTCGGGGTGTCGGGCATGCGCCCGCTGCGCCGGGACGTGCAGATGATCTTCCAGGACCCGTACGGCTCGCTGAACCCCCGCCACACGGTGGGCACCATCGTCAGCGCGCCGTTCAAGCTCCAGAAGGTCACCCCGGAGGGCGGGCTCAAGGCGGAGGTCCAGCGGCTGCTCTCGCTCGTGGGCCTCAACCCCGAGCACTACAACCGCTACCCGCACGAGTTCTCCGGCGGCCAGCGCCAGCGCATCGGCATCGCCCGGGCCCTCGCACTGAAGCCGAAGCTGGTGGTCGCGGACGAGCCCGTCTCGGCGCTGGACGTGTCGATCCAGGCCCAGGTGGTCAACCTGCTGGACGACCTCCAGGACGAGCTCGGGCTCACCTACGTGATCATCGCGCACGACCTGTCGGTCATCCGGCACGTCTCGGACCGCATCGCCGTGATGTACCTCGGCAAGATGGTCGAGCTGGCCGACAACAAGGGGCTGTACGGGGCGCCGATGCACCCCTACACCAATGCCCTGATGTCGGCCGTGCCCGTGCCCGACCCGAGGCGGCGCGGCGCCAAGAGCGGCCGCATCCTGCTCAAGGGCGACGTCCCGTCGCCGATCTCGCCGCCGAGCGGCTGCCGCTTCCACACCCGGTGCTGGAAGGCCACGCAGATCTGCGCGACGCAGGAGCCGCCGCTGCTGGCGCTGAAGCCGGGCCACCAGGTGGCCTGCCACCACCCGGAGAACGCCCCCGACCAGGCGCCGGGCGACCAGCCCCTGCCGGGCGCGGCGGACGCGGTGGCCAAGGTCACGGAGTGA
- a CDS encoding ABC transporter substrate-binding protein, which translates to MRSRSRTAAVLAAAITVALTASACNGGDKTGGDDKSAGANAAVKAVVNASDKKGGTVVYEASDTPDSFDPGNTYYGFVFNFSRLYARPLTTFAPAPGAEGNKVVPDLAESLGVPSDGGATWTYKLRKGVKYSDGSTVTSKDVKYAVERSNFARDVHSNGPNYLAQYLKNNETPYEGPYKDKSDTGLQSIETPDDQTIIFKLKQPFAEFDYLLANPQSAPVPKAKDNGADYVKNIVSSGSYMFESYEHDKQAVLVRNPNWDASTDPLRKQLPEKIVVKLKVNQETIDSNLKAGNTHIDIVGNGVAQQTQTELLTSKDPNTDNAEGGRLVYMAMNTKVAPFDNVECRKAVQYAIDKVSVQTAFGGPIRGAIASTVLPTDIPGHVDFNTYKTPDDKGDEAKAKAALTACGQPNGFETTITARNDRAGEVDMATAIQASLKKIGITVKIQQFPAGKYFSDYAGVPKFTEDNKIGLMMMQWGADWPSGFGFLQQVVHGDSISKTGNTNLSQLNDPEINKMLNDNIANTDSAAREKVYGEIDKKVMDQAVIVPLTYFKVLHYRSPKLTNVVSNPAWSGQYDYLNIGLK; encoded by the coding sequence ATGAGAAGCAGGTCGAGAACAGCCGCGGTGCTTGCCGCCGCCATCACCGTCGCCCTCACCGCCTCCGCCTGCAATGGTGGTGACAAGACCGGCGGCGACGACAAGTCGGCAGGTGCCAACGCCGCCGTCAAGGCCGTGGTCAACGCCTCGGACAAGAAGGGCGGGACGGTCGTCTACGAGGCGTCCGACACCCCCGACTCCTTCGACCCCGGCAACACGTACTACGGCTTCGTCTTCAACTTCAGCCGCCTGTACGCCCGTCCGCTGACCACCTTCGCGCCCGCCCCGGGCGCCGAGGGCAACAAGGTGGTCCCGGACCTCGCCGAGAGCCTCGGCGTGCCGAGCGACGGCGGCGCGACCTGGACGTACAAGCTGCGCAAGGGCGTCAAGTACAGCGACGGCTCCACGGTCACCTCCAAGGACGTCAAGTACGCGGTCGAGCGCAGCAACTTCGCCCGTGACGTGCACTCCAACGGCCCGAACTACCTCGCGCAGTACCTCAAGAACAACGAGACCCCGTACGAGGGCCCGTACAAGGACAAGTCCGACACCGGACTGCAGTCCATCGAGACCCCCGACGACCAGACGATCATCTTCAAGCTGAAGCAGCCCTTCGCCGAGTTCGACTACCTGCTGGCGAACCCGCAGTCGGCCCCCGTGCCGAAGGCCAAGGACAACGGCGCGGACTATGTGAAGAACATCGTCTCCTCGGGCTCGTACATGTTCGAGAGCTACGAGCACGACAAGCAGGCCGTCCTGGTCCGCAACCCCAACTGGGACGCCTCCACGGACCCGCTGCGCAAGCAGCTCCCGGAGAAGATCGTCGTCAAGCTGAAGGTCAACCAGGAGACGATCGACTCCAACCTGAAGGCCGGCAACACCCACATCGACATCGTCGGCAACGGTGTGGCCCAGCAGACCCAGACCGAGCTGCTGACCTCGAAGGACCCCAACACCGACAACGCCGAGGGTGGTCGCCTGGTCTACATGGCGATGAACACCAAGGTGGCGCCCTTCGACAACGTCGAGTGCCGCAAGGCGGTCCAGTACGCGATCGACAAGGTGTCGGTGCAGACCGCCTTCGGCGGCCCCATCCGAGGCGCCATCGCCAGCACCGTCCTGCCGACCGACATCCCCGGTCACGTGGACTTCAACACCTACAAGACCCCGGACGACAAGGGTGACGAGGCCAAGGCCAAGGCCGCGCTGACCGCCTGCGGCCAGCCGAACGGCTTCGAGACCACCATCACCGCGCGCAACGACCGCGCCGGCGAGGTCGACATGGCCACGGCCATCCAGGCGTCCCTGAAGAAGATCGGGATCACGGTCAAGATCCAGCAGTTCCCGGCCGGCAAGTACTTCAGCGACTACGCGGGCGTCCCGAAGTTCACCGAGGACAACAAGATCGGCCTCATGATGATGCAGTGGGGCGCCGACTGGCCGAGCGGCTTCGGCTTCCTCCAGCAGGTCGTCCACGGTGACTCGATCAGCAAGACGGGCAACACCAACCTGTCGCAGCTGAACGACCCCGAGATCAACAAGATGCTGAACGACAACATCGCCAACACCGACTCCGCCGCCCGCGAGAAGGTCTACGGCGAGATCGACAAGAAGGTCATGGACCAGGCGGTCATCGTGCCCCTGACCTACTTCAAGGTCCTGCACTACCGCTCGCCCAAGCTCACCAACGTGGTCTCCAACCCGGCGTGGAGCGGTCAGTACGACTACCTCAACATCGGCCTGAAGTAA
- the gcvT gene encoding glycine cleavage system aminomethyltransferase GcvT, protein MSTAPRLTALDALHRSLGATMTDFAGWDMPLRYASERDEHNAVRTKAGLFDLSHMGEITLTGPEAVKALDYALVGNISTVGVGRARYTHICQEDGGIVDDLIVYRLGETEYMVVANASNAQVVLDALTERAAGFDAVVRDDRDAYALLAVQGPESPGILASLTDADLDGLKYYAGLPGTVAGVPALIARTGYTGEDGFELFVAPEHAVELWQALTKAGEGVGLVPAGLSCRDTLRLEAGMPLYGHELTTSLTPFDAGLGRVVKFEKEGDFVGRAALESAAERAATNPPRKLVGLIAEGRRVPRAGFPVVADGQVIGEVTSGAPSPTLGKPIAMAYVDAAHAAPGTSGVGVDIRGTHEPYEVVALPFYKRQK, encoded by the coding sequence ATGAGCACTGCCCCCCGCCTGACCGCCCTCGATGCGCTGCACCGCTCGCTCGGTGCGACCATGACCGATTTCGCGGGCTGGGACATGCCGCTGCGGTACGCCAGCGAGCGCGACGAGCACAACGCCGTACGCACCAAGGCCGGTCTCTTCGACCTGTCCCACATGGGCGAGATCACGCTGACCGGCCCCGAGGCCGTCAAGGCCCTGGACTACGCGCTGGTCGGCAACATCTCCACCGTCGGTGTCGGCCGCGCCCGCTACACGCACATCTGTCAGGAGGACGGCGGGATCGTCGACGACCTGATCGTCTACCGCCTCGGCGAGACCGAGTACATGGTCGTCGCCAACGCCTCCAACGCCCAGGTCGTCCTGGACGCCCTGACCGAGCGCGCCGCCGGCTTCGACGCCGTGGTCCGCGACGACCGCGACGCGTACGCGCTGCTCGCCGTGCAGGGCCCGGAGTCCCCCGGCATCCTGGCGTCCCTGACCGACGCCGACCTGGACGGCCTGAAGTACTACGCCGGCCTGCCGGGCACCGTCGCGGGCGTGCCCGCGCTGATCGCGCGCACCGGCTACACCGGCGAGGACGGCTTCGAGCTGTTCGTCGCCCCCGAGCACGCCGTGGAGCTGTGGCAGGCGCTGACCAAGGCGGGCGAGGGCGTCGGCCTGGTCCCGGCCGGCCTGTCCTGCCGCGACACCCTGCGCCTGGAAGCGGGCATGCCGCTGTACGGGCACGAGCTGACCACCTCCCTCACCCCGTTCGACGCGGGCCTGGGCCGGGTCGTGAAGTTCGAGAAGGAGGGCGACTTCGTCGGCCGCGCCGCGCTGGAGTCCGCCGCCGAGCGCGCCGCCACGAACCCGCCGCGCAAGCTGGTCGGTCTGATCGCCGAGGGCCGCCGCGTCCCGCGCGCCGGCTTCCCGGTCGTCGCCGACGGTCAGGTCATCGGCGAGGTCACCTCCGGCGCCCCGTCCCCGACGCTGGGCAAGCCGATCGCGATGGCGTACGTGGACGCGGCGCACGCCGCGCCCGGCACGTCCGGCGTCGGCGTCGACATTCGCGGTACGCATGAGCCGTACGAGGTCGTGGCGCTGCCGTTCTACAAGCGGCAGAAGTAG